One genomic segment of Pseudomonas sp. RU47 includes these proteins:
- a CDS encoding gamma-glutamyl-gamma-aminobutyrate hydrolase family protein, whose amino-acid sequence MAFKPLIGVTACVKQIGLHPYHISGDKYVRAVSVGAEGLPVVIPSLGNLTEIEDLLGQLDGLLLTGSPSNVEPFHYQGPASEPGTDHDPARDATTLPLLRAAIAAGVPVLGICRGFQEMNVAFGGSLHQKVHELPGMLDHREADSPDVAVQYAPAHAVTVLGGGVFEALELPGEFQVNSIHSQGIDRLAPGLRAEAVAPDGLIEAVSVEHSPTFALGVQWHPEWQVLDNPNYLKIFQAFGEACRQRAARRNQR is encoded by the coding sequence ATGGCATTCAAGCCATTGATCGGCGTTACTGCGTGCGTCAAACAGATTGGCCTGCACCCCTATCACATCAGCGGCGACAAGTACGTACGTGCTGTCAGCGTTGGCGCTGAAGGGTTGCCAGTGGTCATTCCTTCCCTTGGCAACCTGACTGAAATCGAAGACCTGCTCGGTCAACTCGACGGACTGCTGCTGACCGGCTCGCCCTCGAATGTGGAACCTTTCCACTATCAAGGCCCGGCCAGCGAACCCGGCACGGATCACGATCCGGCGCGGGATGCCACCACCCTTCCTTTATTGCGTGCAGCCATCGCGGCGGGCGTTCCGGTGCTCGGCATTTGCCGGGGCTTCCAGGAAATGAACGTGGCGTTCGGCGGCAGCCTGCATCAGAAGGTGCATGAGCTGCCGGGCATGCTTGATCACCGTGAAGCCGATAGCCCTGATGTTGCCGTGCAATACGCACCGGCCCATGCGGTGACCGTGCTTGGTGGCGGTGTATTCGAAGCGCTGGAGTTGCCGGGCGAGTTCCAGGTCAACTCGATTCACAGCCAGGGCATCGACCGCCTCGCCCCCGGCCTGCGTGCCGAAGCGGTGGCGCCGGACGGTTTGATCGAGGCGGTCTCGGTCGAGCACAGCCCGACCTTCGCCCTCGGCGTGCAATGGCACCCGGAATGGCAAGTGCTCGATAACCCGAACTACCTGAAGATTTTCCAGGCATTCGGCGAGGCTTGCCGGCAACGGGCGGCGCGGCGCAACCAGCGCTGA
- a CDS encoding ABC transporter ATP-binding protein yields the protein MANASSTYRKALEGHQQPKKVLVKVDRVTKKFDETVAVDDVSLEIHQGEIFALLGGSGSGKSTLLRMLAGFERPTEGRILLDGVDITDMPPYERPINMMFQSYALFPHMTVAQNIAFGLKQDRLPASEIDARVDEMLRLVHMTQYAKRRPHQLSGGQRQRVALARSLAKRPKLLLLDEPMGALDKKLRSQMQLELVQIIERVGVTCVMVTHDQEEAMTMAERIAIMHLGWIAQIGSPVDIYEAPVSRMVCEFIGNVNAFDGTVVEDLEGHAIIHSPDLQQKIYVGHGVSTSVQDKSVTYAIRPEKMLVSTTQPEFRYNWSEGKVHDIAYLGGHSVFYVELPGGKIVQSFMANAERRGARPTWDDKVYVWWEDDSGVVLRS from the coding sequence ATGGCAAACGCCTCCAGCACTTACAGGAAGGCACTTGAAGGTCATCAGCAACCGAAAAAGGTGCTGGTGAAAGTCGATCGTGTCACCAAGAAGTTCGACGAAACCGTGGCCGTGGACGATGTGTCCCTGGAGATCCATCAGGGCGAAATCTTCGCCCTGCTCGGTGGCTCCGGTTCGGGCAAATCGACCCTGCTGCGCATGCTCGCCGGTTTCGAGCGCCCGACCGAAGGGCGGATTCTGCTCGACGGCGTGGACATCACCGACATGCCGCCGTACGAGCGGCCGATCAACATGATGTTCCAGTCCTACGCGCTGTTCCCACACATGACCGTCGCGCAGAACATCGCCTTCGGCCTCAAGCAGGACCGTTTGCCCGCCAGCGAAATCGACGCCCGTGTCGATGAAATGCTGCGTCTGGTGCACATGACTCAATACGCCAAACGCCGTCCGCACCAGTTGTCCGGTGGTCAGCGTCAGCGCGTCGCCCTCGCCCGCTCGCTGGCCAAGCGTCCGAAGCTGTTGCTGCTCGACGAGCCGATGGGTGCGCTGGACAAAAAGCTGCGTTCGCAGATGCAACTTGAGCTGGTGCAGATCATCGAACGCGTCGGCGTGACCTGCGTGATGGTCACCCACGACCAGGAAGAGGCCATGACCATGGCCGAGCGCATCGCGATCATGCACCTCGGCTGGATCGCTCAGATCGGCAGCCCGGTCGACATTTATGAAGCACCGGTCAGCCGCATGGTCTGCGAATTCATCGGCAACGTGAACGCCTTCGACGGCACCGTGGTGGAAGACCTTGAAGGTCACGCGATCATCCACAGCCCGGACTTGCAGCAGAAGATCTACGTCGGTCACGGCGTCAGCACCTCGGTGCAGGACAAGTCGGTCACCTACGCGATCCGTCCGGAAAAAATGCTCGTCAGCACCACCCAACCGGAGTTCCGCTACAACTGGTCCGAAGGCAAGGTGCATGACATCGCCTACCTCGGCGGTCACTCGGTGTTCTACGTCGAATTGCCCGGCGGCAAAATCGTCCAGTCGTTCATGGCCAACGCCGAACGCCGTGGCGCGCGCCCGACCTGGGACGACAAAGTCTACGTCTGGTGGGAAGACGACAGCGGCGTGGTACTGCGCTCATGA
- a CDS encoding ABC transporter permease subunit translates to MPSGRKLVIGIPFIWLFLFFMLPFFLVMKISFSEAALSIPPYSEIYTYAEQKFQLLLNIGNYTMLGEDELYLSAYLGSLKVAALSTMMCLLIGFPMAYAITKTGKETQNVLLLLIMMPTWTAILIRVYAWMGILSNNGLLNGFLMWTGLTDHPIEILNTNTAVYIGVVYAYLPFMVLPLYANLVKHDGSLLEAAQDLGSSNFNNFWKITVPLAKNGIIAGCMLVFIPVVGEFVIPELLGGPETLMIGRVLWQEFFNNRDWPVASALAVVMLLILIVPILLFNRSQAKEMEARG, encoded by the coding sequence GTGCCCAGCGGGCGAAAACTGGTGATCGGCATTCCGTTCATCTGGCTGTTCCTGTTCTTCATGCTGCCGTTCTTTCTGGTGATGAAGATCAGCTTCTCGGAAGCCGCGCTGTCGATCCCGCCGTACTCGGAGATCTACACCTACGCCGAACAGAAATTCCAGCTGCTGCTGAACATCGGCAACTACACCATGCTCGGCGAAGACGAGTTGTACCTGTCGGCGTACCTCGGTTCGCTGAAGGTCGCGGCGCTGAGCACGATGATGTGTCTGCTGATCGGTTTCCCGATGGCCTACGCGATCACCAAGACCGGCAAGGAAACGCAAAACGTCCTGCTGCTGTTGATCATGATGCCGACCTGGACCGCGATCCTGATCCGCGTTTATGCGTGGATGGGCATCCTCAGCAACAACGGTTTGCTCAACGGGTTTCTGATGTGGACGGGGCTCACCGATCACCCGATCGAGATCCTCAACACCAACACCGCCGTCTATATCGGCGTGGTCTACGCCTACCTGCCGTTCATGGTGTTGCCGCTGTACGCCAACCTCGTCAAGCACGACGGTAGCCTGCTGGAAGCCGCGCAGGATCTGGGTTCGAGCAACTTCAACAACTTCTGGAAAATCACCGTACCGCTGGCCAAGAACGGGATTATTGCCGGCTGCATGCTGGTGTTCATTCCGGTGGTCGGTGAGTTCGTGATTCCGGAACTGCTGGGTGGCCCGGAGACCCTGATGATCGGTCGCGTGCTGTGGCAAGAGTTCTTCAATAACCGCGACTGGCCGGTGGCGTCTGCCTTGGCGGTGGTGATGCTGTTGATCCTGATTGTGCCGATTCTGCTGTTCAACCGCAGCCAGGCCAAAGAGATGGAGGCACGGGGATGA
- a CDS encoding ABC transporter permease subunit, with protein MKRFGFSKFMLIFGLMFIYLPMLILVIYSFNASKLVTVWGGWSVKWYVGLLDNTQLMGSVVRSLEIACYTAIAAVALGTLAAFVLTRVTRFKGRTLFGGLVTAPLVMPEVITGLSLLLLFVAMAQLIGWPQERGIVTIWIAHTTFCAAYVAVVVSARLRELDLSIEEAAMDLGAKPFKVFFLITIPMIAPSLAAGGMMSFALSLDDLVLASFVSGPGSTTLPMEVFSAVRLGVKPEINAVASLILLAVSLVTFLVWYFGRKAEANRKKAIQEAMDQTANESWQPQQQAATA; from the coding sequence ATGAAACGCTTCGGTTTTTCCAAGTTCATGCTGATCTTCGGTCTGATGTTCATTTATCTGCCGATGTTGATTCTGGTGATCTACTCGTTCAACGCATCCAAACTGGTGACGGTGTGGGGCGGCTGGTCGGTGAAGTGGTACGTCGGTTTGCTCGACAACACGCAACTGATGGGCTCGGTGGTGCGCTCGCTGGAAATCGCCTGCTACACCGCGATTGCCGCCGTGGCGTTGGGCACCCTCGCCGCTTTCGTGCTGACGCGAGTGACACGCTTCAAGGGTCGCACGCTGTTTGGTGGTCTGGTCACTGCGCCGTTGGTGATGCCTGAGGTGATCACCGGTCTGTCGCTGTTGCTGCTGTTTGTGGCCATGGCGCAGTTGATCGGCTGGCCGCAGGAGCGTGGCATCGTCACGATCTGGATCGCCCACACCACGTTTTGTGCCGCTTATGTGGCGGTGGTAGTCTCCGCCCGCCTCCGCGAGCTGGACCTGTCGATCGAAGAAGCAGCGATGGATCTCGGTGCGAAGCCGTTCAAGGTGTTTTTCCTGATCACCATTCCCATGATTGCGCCGTCGCTGGCCGCGGGCGGGATGATGTCGTTCGCCTTGTCGCTGGATGACCTGGTGTTGGCCAGCTTCGTCTCCGGCCCGGGTTCGACCACGTTGCCGATGGAAGTGTTCTCGGCCGTGCGTCTGGGTGTGAAGCCTGAGATCAATGCCGTAGCCAGCCTGATTCTGCTGGCGGTTTCCTTGGTGACCTTCCTGGTCTGGTACTTCGGCCGCAAGGCAGAAGCCAACCGCAAAAAAGCGATTCAGGAAGCGATGGATCAGACCGCGAACGAGTCGTGGCAACCACAGCAACAAGCTGCCACCGCTTGA
- a CDS encoding polyamine ABC transporter substrate-binding protein, translating into MKMFGRTLLTLSLMGAMVMGAQANDKVLRVYNWSDYIAPDTVKKFEDETGIRVTYDVFDSNETLEARLLAGKSGYDLVVPSNSFLAKQIKAGVYQTLDKSKLPNWKNLNPVLLKNAAASDPDNAHAFPYMWGSIGIGFNPAKVKEVLGANAPTNSWDLLFKPENAEKLKACGISFLDSPTEMIPAALHYLGYPVNDKDTAHIKEAEALFMKIRPNVAYFHSSKYISDLANGNICVAVGYSGDVLQAKARAVESGNNVVIDYSIPKEGAGSFYDMVAIPRDAANVDNAYLFMDFLMRPDIIAEITNSNGYSNANAAATPLVDEAIRNDPGSYPSQAVMATLYAVPDQPIATQRIMTRGWTRVKLGK; encoded by the coding sequence ATGAAAATGTTTGGCAGGACTCTGCTGACACTGTCCTTAATGGGCGCAATGGTCATGGGCGCCCAGGCCAACGACAAGGTGCTGCGTGTTTACAACTGGTCCGATTACATCGCGCCGGACACCGTCAAGAAGTTCGAAGACGAGACCGGCATCCGCGTGACCTACGACGTCTTCGACAGCAACGAAACCCTTGAGGCACGTTTGCTGGCGGGCAAATCCGGTTACGACCTGGTCGTGCCGTCAAACAGTTTCCTGGCCAAGCAGATCAAGGCCGGCGTCTATCAAACGCTGGACAAATCCAAGCTGCCGAACTGGAAGAATCTCAACCCGGTGCTGCTGAAAAACGCCGCCGCCAGTGATCCGGACAACGCCCACGCGTTCCCGTACATGTGGGGCTCGATCGGCATCGGTTTCAACCCGGCCAAGGTCAAGGAAGTGCTCGGCGCCAACGCCCCGACCAACTCCTGGGACTTGCTGTTCAAGCCGGAAAACGCTGAAAAGCTGAAAGCCTGCGGCATCAGTTTCCTCGACTCGCCGACCGAAATGATCCCGGCCGCCCTGCACTACCTGGGCTACCCGGTGAACGACAAGGACACCGCACACATCAAGGAAGCCGAGGCGCTGTTCATGAAGATCCGCCCGAACGTGGCGTATTTCCATTCTTCGAAATACATCTCCGATCTGGCCAACGGCAACATCTGCGTGGCGGTCGGTTACTCCGGTGACGTGCTGCAGGCCAAGGCCCGCGCGGTGGAATCCGGCAACAACGTAGTGATCGACTACAGCATTCCCAAGGAAGGCGCCGGCAGCTTCTACGACATGGTCGCCATCCCGCGCGATGCCGCCAACGTCGACAACGCGTACCTGTTCATGGACTTCCTGATGCGCCCGGACATCATCGCCGAGATCACCAACAGCAACGGCTACAGCAACGCCAACGCGGCGGCTACGCCATTGGTGGATGAAGCGATCCGCAACGATCCGGGTTCGTATCCGTCGCAAGCGGTGATGGCGACGTTGTATGCGGTGCCGGATCAGCCGATTGCTACGCAGCGAATCATGACCCGTGGCTGGACCCGGGTGAAGCTCGGTAAGTGA
- the thpR gene encoding RNA 2',3'-cyclic phosphodiesterase, producing the protein MTDEAKRLFFALDCPSAQRKAIAQWRGELGLRTGKPVPADNFHLTLLFLGAVPLAQINEVCEAAGQVRTPGEALKISLDRLQVWHRAGVLSLAPEQAPQALLRLVYGLEQAMLPFGFEETPREFRPHLTLARDYRAPEPESATPPEFFLRAERFALFESHKGRYRILQDWPLI; encoded by the coding sequence ATGACCGATGAAGCGAAGCGGCTGTTTTTCGCCCTCGACTGCCCGTCGGCGCAACGCAAGGCGATTGCTCAATGGCGCGGGGAGTTGGGGTTGCGAACCGGCAAACCGGTGCCGGCCGACAATTTTCATCTGACGCTGCTGTTTCTCGGCGCGGTGCCATTGGCGCAGATCAACGAGGTCTGCGAGGCGGCCGGGCAAGTGCGTACGCCAGGAGAGGCGTTGAAGATTTCGCTGGATCGTTTGCAGGTCTGGCATCGCGCCGGGGTGTTGTCGCTGGCGCCGGAGCAGGCTCCGCAGGCGTTGCTGCGCTTGGTCTACGGGCTGGAACAGGCGATGTTGCCGTTTGGCTTTGAAGAGACCCCCCGCGAGTTTCGCCCGCACCTGACGTTGGCTAGAGACTACCGCGCGCCGGAGCCGGAATCCGCTACGCCACCGGAGTTTTTCCTGCGTGCCGAACGCTTCGCCCTGTTCGAATCACACAAGGGCCGCTATCGGATCCTGCAGGATTGGCCGCTGATCTGA
- a CDS encoding DUF1428 domain-containing protein, whose amino-acid sequence MAYIDIFVAPVPTANREQYKKHAEIAAVLFKEYGALSVAECWGDDVPDGKLTSFPMAVKLKEGETVASGWLIWPDKATRDAGMAKMMEDPRMQPDVNPMPFDGQRMIYGGFQYLIEP is encoded by the coding sequence ATGGCTTACATCGATATTTTCGTAGCGCCGGTGCCAACCGCCAATCGTGAGCAGTACAAAAAGCACGCCGAAATTGCCGCCGTACTGTTCAAGGAGTACGGCGCCCTGAGCGTTGCTGAATGCTGGGGAGATGACGTGCCGGACGGCAAGCTCACCTCGTTCCCGATGGCGGTGAAGCTCAAGGAAGGCGAAACCGTCGCCTCGGGCTGGCTGATCTGGCCGGACAAAGCCACCCGGGATGCCGGCATGGCAAAAATGATGGAGGACCCGCGCATGCAGCCCGATGTGAACCCGATGCCGTTCGATGGCCAGCGGATGATCTACGGCGGCTTCCAATACCTCATCGAGCCCTGA
- a CDS encoding L-lactate permease — MVWQQIYDPFGNPVISTLMAAVPVVVMLAALAFFHVKAHLAALLALASALLISIFAFGMPASMAGSAALFGAANGLLPIGWIVLNIIFLHRLTTENGSFKVLQDSLARITDDRRLQLLLIAFCFGAFFEGAAGFGTPVAVTGAILIGLGFSPLAASGLALIANTAPVAFGALGTPIITLAKVTGLDEMELSMMVGRQLPFFSVLVPFWLIWAFAGWRKMLEVWPAILVAGVSFAIPQFLVSNYHGPMLVDVIAALISMACLTLFLKVWKPATIHTSAALSGRVDNSKVEEEKVTASAAFSDQARPAVMRAWMPWIILTVFVFAWGTQGFKNMFDTRPAIDPVTQSAKLDPAGKPLREANPIFAPAVTFTSLHLQIEKVPPVVAAPKAEEAVYKFTWLTATGSGILLAAIVGGLLMGYSIAQLIKQYLRTLWVVRFSLITIAAMLALGFLTRYSGLDATMGLAFAATGIFYPMFGTLLGWLGVALTGSDTASNVLFGGLQRVTSEQLGISPVLMAAANSSGGVMGKMVDAQSIVVASTATRWYGHEGEILRYVFFHSIVLAILVGGLVTLQAYVAPFTHMVVGGH, encoded by the coding sequence ATGGTCTGGCAGCAAATCTACGATCCGTTCGGTAACCCGGTGATCTCCACGCTCATGGCCGCCGTACCGGTGGTGGTGATGCTCGCGGCGCTGGCGTTCTTTCATGTCAAAGCGCATCTGGCGGCGCTGCTGGCGCTGGCGTCCGCCCTGCTGATTTCGATTTTTGCTTTCGGCATGCCAGCGAGCATGGCGGGCTCTGCGGCGTTGTTTGGCGCGGCCAATGGCTTGTTGCCGATCGGCTGGATCGTCCTCAACATCATCTTTCTGCATCGCCTGACCACCGAGAACGGTTCGTTCAAAGTGCTGCAGGATTCCCTTGCGCGCATCACTGATGACCGCCGTTTGCAGTTGCTGCTGATCGCGTTCTGCTTCGGTGCGTTTTTCGAAGGCGCGGCGGGGTTCGGTACGCCGGTGGCGGTGACCGGGGCAATTCTGATCGGTCTCGGTTTTTCGCCGCTGGCCGCGTCCGGTCTGGCGCTGATCGCCAACACCGCGCCGGTGGCATTCGGCGCACTGGGCACGCCGATCATTACCCTGGCCAAAGTCACTGGGCTAGATGAAATGGAGCTGTCGATGATGGTCGGTCGGCAGTTGCCGTTTTTCTCGGTGCTGGTGCCGTTCTGGCTGATCTGGGCGTTTGCCGGGTGGCGCAAGATGCTGGAGGTCTGGCCGGCGATTCTGGTGGCCGGCGTCAGCTTCGCGATCCCGCAATTTCTGGTGTCGAACTACCACGGGCCGATGTTGGTGGACGTGATCGCCGCGCTGATTTCCATGGCGTGTCTGACGCTGTTTTTGAAGGTGTGGAAACCGGCGACCATTCACACCTCGGCAGCGCTGTCTGGGCGCGTCGACAACTCCAAAGTCGAGGAGGAAAAAGTCACCGCCAGCGCCGCGTTCAGCGATCAGGCGCGCCCGGCGGTGATGCGTGCGTGGATGCCATGGATCATCCTCACCGTGTTCGTGTTTGCCTGGGGCACGCAGGGCTTCAAGAATATGTTCGACACCCGTCCGGCGATTGATCCAGTCACTCAATCGGCCAAGCTTGATCCCGCCGGCAAACCGCTGCGCGAGGCCAACCCGATTTTCGCCCCGGCCGTGACGTTCACCAGCCTGCACCTGCAAATCGAAAAAGTGCCGCCCGTGGTTGCCGCGCCGAAAGCGGAAGAAGCGGTGTACAAATTCACCTGGCTCACCGCCACCGGCAGCGGGATTCTGCTGGCCGCGATTGTCGGCGGTTTGCTGATGGGCTATTCAATTGCGCAACTGATCAAGCAATACCTGCGCACGTTGTGGGTGGTGCGGTTTTCGCTGATCACCATTGCGGCGATGCTGGCGCTGGGGTTTCTCACGCGCTACTCGGGACTCGACGCGACCATGGGTCTGGCGTTTGCGGCGACGGGGATTTTCTATCCGATGTTTGGCACCTTGCTCGGTTGGCTCGGCGTGGCGCTGACCGGTTCGGATACGGCGTCAAACGTGTTGTTTGGCGGCTTGCAGCGGGTGACCTCGGAACAGCTCGGGATCAGCCCGGTGTTGATGGCGGCGGCCAACAGCTCCGGCGGGGTGATGGGCAAAATGGTCGATGCGCAATCGATCGTGGTCGCCTCCACCGCGACGCGTTGGTATGGGCATGAGGGCGAGATTCTGCGCTATGTGTTCTTCCACTCGATTGTGCTGGCGATCCTGGTCGGTGGGCTGGTGACGTTGCAGGCGTATGTGGCGCCGTTTACACATATGGTGGTTGGCGGGCATTAG
- the paoA gene encoding aldehyde dehydrogenase iron-sulfur subunit PaoA, with the protein MTISRRGFLILGAVTATAFAMPPFISLKAYAANLEQPAMSKVTINVNGKPRALDVDTRTTLLDALREHLHLTGSKKGCDHGQCGACTVIADGRRINSCLTLAVMHEGSEITTIEGLGMPENLHPMQAAFIKHDGYQCGYCTPGQICSAVAVIKEIRDGIPSHVSPSLTEQPQLIASEFQERMSGNICRCGAYSNIIEAITEVAQVQS; encoded by the coding sequence ATGACGATTTCCCGACGCGGATTTCTGATCCTCGGCGCCGTGACCGCCACCGCCTTCGCGATGCCGCCGTTTATCAGCCTCAAGGCCTACGCGGCCAATCTGGAGCAACCGGCCATGAGCAAAGTGACGATCAACGTCAACGGCAAGCCGCGTGCGCTTGACGTCGACACCCGCACCACCCTGCTTGATGCCCTGCGCGAGCACCTGCACCTGACCGGCAGCAAAAAAGGCTGCGACCACGGCCAGTGTGGCGCCTGCACGGTGATCGCTGATGGTCGACGCATCAACTCGTGCCTGACCCTGGCGGTGATGCACGAAGGCAGCGAGATTACGACCATTGAAGGCCTCGGCATGCCTGAAAATCTGCACCCGATGCAAGCCGCGTTCATCAAGCATGACGGCTATCAGTGCGGCTATTGCACACCGGGGCAGATCTGCTCGGCGGTGGCGGTGATCAAAGAGATCCGCGACGGTATTCCCAGTCACGTCAGCCCCAGCCTGACCGAGCAACCGCAACTGATTGCCAGTGAGTTTCAGGAGCGCATGAGCGGCAATATCTGCCGCTGCGGCGCTTACTCGAACATCATCGAAGCCATCACTGAAGTCGCGCAGGTGCAATCATGA
- a CDS encoding FAD binding domain-containing protein produces the protein MRPFNYSRADSPAAAAAQAAQVEGARFIAGGTNLLDLMKLDIETPLHLIDVNHLGLDQIEATPEGGLRIGALVRNTDLAADARVRKDYALLSRALLAGASGQLRNMASTAGNLLQRTRCPYFYDTNQACNKRQPGSGCAAIGGVSRQLGIIGVSDACIATHPSDMAIAMRALDAQIETVKPDGTTRSIAMADFHQLPGTTPNIETSLTPGEFITSVTLPAPLGGSHVYHKVRDRSSYAFALVSVGLILQKDGSGRIAVGGIAPKPWRVEAAEALLPQGVKAVSARLLDGATPTHDNQFKLTLVERTLGSVLAQARDEA, from the coding sequence ATGAGACCGTTCAATTACAGCCGCGCCGACTCCCCCGCCGCTGCCGCCGCACAAGCTGCGCAGGTCGAAGGCGCACGGTTTATCGCTGGCGGCACCAATCTGCTCGACCTGATGAAACTCGACATCGAGACCCCGTTGCACCTGATCGACGTCAATCACCTCGGTCTGGACCAGATCGAAGCCACGCCCGAAGGAGGCTTGCGCATCGGCGCACTGGTGCGTAACACCGATCTGGCCGCCGACGCGCGCGTCCGCAAAGACTATGCTCTGCTTTCCCGCGCCCTGCTCGCCGGGGCTTCCGGGCAGTTGCGCAATATGGCGAGCACCGCCGGCAACCTGCTGCAACGCACGCGCTGCCCGTACTTTTACGACACAAATCAAGCCTGCAACAAACGCCAACCCGGCAGCGGTTGTGCAGCGATTGGCGGGGTCAGTCGGCAGTTGGGGATTATCGGCGTCAGCGACGCGTGCATCGCCACGCACCCGAGTGACATGGCGATCGCCATGCGCGCCCTCGATGCGCAGATTGAAACGGTAAAGCCCGATGGCACGACCCGCAGCATCGCCATGGCCGATTTCCATCAGTTGCCCGGCACCACGCCGAACATCGAAACCAGCCTGACACCCGGCGAATTCATCACCTCGGTGACGCTGCCCGCACCGCTTGGCGGCAGCCACGTTTATCACAAAGTGCGCGATCGCTCGTCCTACGCGTTCGCCTTAGTGTCGGTCGGTCTGATCCTGCAAAAGGACGGCAGCGGCCGCATCGCCGTCGGCGGTATCGCGCCGAAACCATGGCGGGTTGAAGCCGCCGAAGCGTTGCTGCCCCAAGGCGTCAAAGCCGTCAGCGCACGCCTGCTCGACGGCGCCACGCCAACCCACGACAACCAATTCAAACTGACCCTGGTCGAGCGCACGCTCGGTTCGGTGTTGGCGCAAGCGAGGGATGAAGCATGA